One window of Gloeothece citriformis PCC 7424 genomic DNA carries:
- a CDS encoding CHASE2 domain-containing serine/threonine-protein kinase, translating into MSAHPWYLRFRKLPLVIVVSLLVSGVIAGLRQVGLFETTELWNYDQLVKLRSQSNPDPRILVVAVDDNTLKKLNSDKVSDQALTQVLQTLQNYQPRVIAVDIIRDVPIGEGRQELINYLDRLYEPLAGQIKPIIMTCQLPSSEQPDGIDPPKVLDIDSAVGFANIEVDPDQVIRRVPISSVPVGNAPGSSQEKNVLIQETNQSGCLVPFSLGFLASLKYLQQENITLTQTQDELFKLGDVIFTPPTQTAGGYQNLDPSLSQIILDYRLSNPFSTLSFAEVLEGNIDPQQIRDKIILIGYTTKDDVHLTPYGMVPGVFIHAQVINQILGNVLDNRAQFWYFPDPVEWMWLLVWGVGGGIIAWKCRPHWQFYLLAGGALVILIGTTFILFTQQGWIPLIPSLLTLIASAIVVRSVPQLKPTPEPDQLSPQPVNSPSSKLKATVVEPVPSSKLQATVVEPLPSTRPPQSITQNKTLTWTDANASPTQPPSSEAQLPLTQPSSNQPPSSEAQLPLTQPSSNQSPSSPSGERREFVRTNPYIGQTLGEGGRYRIEEHLGGGGMGQVYLACDTRLRDRRVAIKVMTTYSSANNDNLIERFQREAGYMATFTNMNIVKINDFGLTEEDSPFHGAPFYVMEYLEGTSLSQRLALEGRLSVKETIPIIRQICAGLKEAHQRGIAHRDLKPDNIYLIPHAALGEIVKILDFGIAKIIRDESQPQTSHTLTAMGAFIGTYRYASPEQCLGDTRIDHRTDIYSLGVLMYEMLSGTNPYNIKSDQNTQGYWISSHISKQPQPLRNEPACEDISPELEAVVMKCLKKSPDERFANVDELEEALKEALPEIFRNKF; encoded by the coding sequence ATGTCTGCACATCCTTGGTATTTACGATTTCGGAAACTGCCTCTAGTCATTGTTGTAAGTTTACTCGTGTCAGGAGTTATAGCCGGCTTACGTCAAGTAGGATTGTTTGAAACGACTGAACTGTGGAATTACGATCAGCTAGTTAAACTCCGAAGTCAATCAAACCCTGACCCCCGTATCCTCGTAGTCGCTGTAGATGATAATACCCTCAAAAAACTCAATAGTGATAAAGTCTCCGATCAAGCTTTAACTCAAGTTTTACAAACCCTACAAAATTACCAACCCAGAGTTATAGCCGTTGATATCATTCGAGATGTTCCCATTGGAGAGGGACGACAAGAACTGATTAACTATCTCGATCGCCTTTATGAACCGCTTGCCGGACAGATCAAACCGATTATTATGACCTGTCAACTGCCGTCGTCTGAACAACCGGATGGGATCGATCCCCCCAAGGTTTTAGATATCGATAGTGCGGTGGGTTTTGCCAATATAGAAGTAGATCCCGATCAAGTTATCCGTCGAGTGCCGATTTCTAGTGTGCCGGTTGGTAATGCGCCAGGGAGTAGTCAAGAAAAGAATGTTCTCATTCAAGAGACTAATCAAAGTGGGTGTTTAGTTCCTTTTTCTCTCGGTTTTTTGGCTTCTTTAAAATATCTACAACAGGAAAATATTACCCTCACTCAAACTCAAGACGAGTTATTTAAATTAGGGGATGTTATCTTTACCCCTCCTACTCAAACAGCCGGAGGATATCAAAATTTAGACCCCAGTTTGTCTCAAATTATTCTCGATTATCGTTTATCTAATCCCTTTTCCACCCTTTCTTTTGCTGAAGTTCTGGAGGGAAATATTGACCCCCAACAGATTAGGGATAAAATTATTTTAATTGGCTATACGACTAAAGATGATGTGCATTTAACCCCTTATGGGATGGTTCCTGGGGTGTTTATTCATGCTCAAGTGATTAATCAAATTTTAGGCAATGTTTTGGATAATCGGGCGCAATTTTGGTATTTTCCCGACCCAGTCGAATGGATGTGGTTACTGGTTTGGGGAGTCGGTGGCGGAATAATTGCTTGGAAATGTCGTCCCCATTGGCAATTTTATTTACTCGCAGGAGGCGCGCTCGTTATCCTTATAGGAACAACCTTTATCCTTTTTACTCAACAAGGTTGGATTCCTTTAATTCCCTCCCTATTGACTTTAATCGCTTCTGCTATTGTTGTTAGATCTGTTCCTCAATTAAAACCGACTCCAGAACCCGATCAACTTTCTCCTCAACCGGTTAATAGTCCTTCCTCTAAATTAAAAGCAACCGTAGTCGAACCTGTCCCTTCTTCTAAATTACAAGCAACCGTAGTCGAACCTCTCCCATCAACTCGACCTCCCCAGTCGATTACTCAAAATAAGACGCTTACATGGACGGATGCCAACGCCTCACCGACTCAACCTCCCTCAAGTGAGGCGCAACTTCCTCTAACTCAACCCTCATCAAATCAACCTCCCTCAAGTGAGGCGCAACTTCCTCTGACTCAACCCTCATCGAATCAATCCCCCTCTTCTCCCTCTGGAGAAAGACGAGAATTTGTCAGAACTAATCCTTATATCGGGCAAACCCTTGGTGAAGGAGGCCGCTACCGCATTGAGGAACATTTAGGCGGCGGAGGAATGGGACAAGTTTATCTCGCTTGTGATACTCGATTACGCGATCGCCGAGTAGCGATTAAAGTCATGACAACCTATTCCTCTGCTAATAACGATAACTTAATTGAGCGTTTTCAGAGAGAAGCGGGATATATGGCTACTTTTACCAATATGAATATTGTTAAGATTAATGACTTTGGCTTGACAGAAGAAGATTCACCGTTTCATGGTGCGCCCTTTTATGTAATGGAATATTTAGAGGGGACAAGCTTAAGTCAACGGTTAGCTCTCGAAGGAAGATTATCTGTAAAAGAAACTATTCCGATTATTCGTCAAATTTGCGCCGGACTCAAGGAAGCGCATCAAAGGGGAATTGCTCACCGAGATCTTAAACCGGATAATATTTATCTAATTCCCCATGCTGCCCTAGGAGAAATCGTTAAAATTCTCGATTTTGGTATTGCTAAAATTATACGGGATGAAAGTCAACCCCAAACGAGCCACACCTTAACCGCAATGGGTGCTTTTATCGGGACATATCGCTATGCTTCTCCGGAACAATGTTTAGGAGATACGAGGATTGATCATCGAACAGATATTTATAGTTTAGGGGTATTAATGTATGAAATGCTTTCTGGAACTAACCCCTACAATATAAAATCGGATCAAAATACCCAAGGATATTGGATTAGTAGTCACATCAGTAAACAACCCCAACCATTAAGAAATGAACCCGCCTGTGAGGATATTTCTCCAGAGTTAGAAGCAGTGGTCATGAAGTGTTTAAAAAAATCTCCTGACGAACGCTTTGCCAATGTGGACGAATTAGAGGAAGCTTTAAAAGAAGCTTTACCTGAAATTTTTAGGAATAAGTTTTGA
- the treY gene encoding malto-oligosyltrehalose synthase, with amino-acid sequence MRIPTATYRLQFWSNFGFNEAKKIVNYLSELGISDLYASPIFKARSGSTHGYDVVDANVLNPELGTEEDFNNLIADLQNKGMGWVQDIVPNHRAYDSDNKALMDVLEHGKDSEYYTFFDIEWEHHYEDLREKVLTPMLGDFYGNCLENGDIQLSYDESGLSVKCYDSFKLPLRIETYLKLLSHDLGKLNRQLGRSHPDFIKILGILYLIKNVFSEASGRQRKDQVEFIQGLVWELYNNNPEVQTFIDQNIATFNGEVGKPETFDLLDQLLSEQFFRLSFWKVGAEELNYRRFFTVNELICLRVEDELVFKKTHELICQLVQSGKITGLRIDHIDGLYDPTQYLFRLREMMGDVYLVVEKILEKEEKLPSHWPIEGTSGYDTLNRINGVFCQTSNQDKFSEIYTKLTRFHDDYEKLLSEKKHLIAETNLVGDIDNLAHLLKRIAEQSRYGRDFTLSGLRKAILEVLVQFPIYCTYINENGITETDQGYIREAIEKAKSALPRLLKELNLIEKFLLLDYDEHLSEEEKQKWLHFTMRFQQFTGPLMAKGVEDTLFYVYARFVSLNEVGGFPQTFGVTLEEFNQFNQQQLANHPHTMNASSTHDTKRSEDVRARLNVISEIPDEWERQINEWRNLNKDKKTIKGKRIIPDNNDEYFFYQNLLGAFPLDEEEYPDFVERVKNYIIKAVREAKIHTAWLRPDHVYEDGFLHFVEQVLQPENNPFLEQFREFKNKVAPYGLFNSLSQTLVKITSPGIPDFYQGTELWDFSLVDPDNRRPVDYQKRLSYLEEIKHRSQDNLNELIHELTHNMTDGRIKLWLIIRALGIRNQYLSVFQQGDYIPLSVQGQYKDHVIAYARHQEKTTIVTIVPRFLTALIEPYQYPTGEQVWGDTYVELPFNLESGWKNSLTEETLSPGDKLSIANILKSFPIALLIND; translated from the coding sequence ATGCGAATTCCTACAGCGACTTATCGACTACAATTTTGGTCTAACTTTGGCTTTAATGAAGCAAAAAAAATTGTTAACTATCTTTCAGAATTAGGGATTTCTGATCTATATGCTTCCCCTATTTTTAAAGCTAGATCAGGTAGCACGCACGGTTATGACGTGGTAGATGCTAATGTCCTTAACCCAGAATTAGGCACAGAAGAAGATTTTAATAATTTAATCGCTGACTTACAAAATAAAGGGATGGGATGGGTTCAAGATATTGTTCCTAACCATCGTGCTTATGATAGTGACAATAAAGCTTTAATGGACGTTCTCGAACATGGAAAAGACTCAGAATACTACACCTTTTTTGATATTGAGTGGGAACATCATTATGAAGATCTTAGAGAAAAAGTCTTAACTCCTATGCTAGGAGATTTTTATGGGAATTGTTTAGAAAACGGAGACATACAACTAAGTTATGATGAATCAGGGTTAAGCGTAAAATGTTATGATTCTTTTAAACTTCCTCTGAGGATTGAAACCTACCTAAAATTATTAAGCCATGACTTGGGGAAATTAAACCGTCAACTCGGACGGAGTCATCCTGATTTTATTAAAATTTTGGGAATTCTTTACCTAATTAAAAATGTTTTCTCAGAAGCATCAGGAAGACAACGAAAAGATCAGGTTGAGTTTATTCAAGGACTTGTCTGGGAACTTTATAATAATAATCCCGAAGTTCAAACTTTCATCGATCAAAATATAGCGACTTTTAATGGAGAAGTAGGGAAACCTGAAACTTTTGATTTATTAGATCAATTATTGAGTGAACAATTTTTCCGGTTATCTTTTTGGAAAGTCGGAGCAGAAGAACTCAATTATCGTCGCTTTTTTACGGTTAATGAGTTAATTTGTTTACGGGTAGAAGATGAGTTAGTATTTAAGAAAACTCATGAATTGATTTGTCAATTGGTTCAATCCGGCAAAATAACGGGGTTAAGAATCGATCATATTGATGGACTTTATGATCCGACTCAATATTTATTTCGTCTTCGAGAAATGATGGGAGATGTTTATCTCGTTGTGGAAAAAATCCTCGAAAAAGAGGAAAAACTTCCCAGTCATTGGCCAATTGAAGGAACGTCAGGGTATGATACTCTTAACCGGATTAATGGGGTATTTTGCCAAACCTCTAATCAAGACAAATTCAGCGAAATTTACACCAAATTGACTCGGTTTCATGACGACTATGAAAAACTCTTAAGTGAGAAAAAACATCTAATCGCTGAAACGAATTTAGTCGGGGATATTGATAACTTAGCTCATCTGCTGAAACGCATTGCCGAACAATCTCGCTATGGACGAGATTTTACTTTATCTGGGTTAAGAAAAGCCATTTTAGAAGTATTAGTTCAATTTCCGATTTATTGTACCTATATTAACGAAAATGGAATAACCGAAACCGATCAAGGGTATATTAGAGAAGCGATTGAAAAAGCTAAATCAGCGCTCCCGCGACTCCTCAAAGAATTAAATTTAATTGAAAAATTCTTGTTACTAGATTATGATGAGCATCTCTCAGAAGAAGAAAAACAAAAATGGTTACATTTTACGATGAGATTTCAACAATTTACAGGGCCGTTGATGGCCAAAGGAGTCGAAGATACTTTATTCTATGTTTATGCTCGGTTTGTGTCTTTAAATGAAGTGGGAGGATTTCCGCAAACTTTTGGAGTTACCCTTGAAGAATTTAATCAATTCAATCAACAGCAACTCGCTAATCATCCTCATACGATGAATGCGTCTTCTACCCATGATACAAAACGGAGTGAAGATGTCAGAGCAAGATTAAATGTCATTTCAGAAATTCCCGACGAATGGGAACGACAAATCAACGAATGGCGTAATCTAAACAAAGATAAAAAAACTATCAAAGGCAAACGAATTATTCCCGATAATAATGACGAATATTTCTTTTATCAAAATCTTTTAGGTGCTTTTCCTTTGGATGAAGAGGAATATCCCGATTTTGTAGAACGAGTTAAAAATTATATCATCAAAGCCGTCAGAGAAGCTAAAATTCATACCGCTTGGTTACGTCCCGATCATGTTTATGAAGACGGGTTTCTTCACTTTGTTGAGCAAGTTCTTCAACCGGAAAATAACCCATTTTTAGAGCAATTTCGAGAGTTTAAAAATAAAGTTGCCCCCTATGGGTTATTTAATTCTCTGTCCCAAACTTTAGTGAAAATCACCTCTCCGGGAATTCCCGACTTTTACCAAGGAACAGAATTATGGGATTTTAGTTTAGTTGATCCAGATAACCGTCGTCCGGTGGACTATCAAAAACGATTATCTTATTTAGAAGAGATTAAACATCGCTCCCAAGATAATCTAAACGAGTTGATCCATGAATTAACCCATAATATGACTGATGGTCGGATTAAATTATGGTTAATTATTCGAGCATTAGGAATTAGAAATCAATATCTCTCGGTTTTTCAACAAGGAGACTATATTCCCTTATCAGTTCAAGGTCAGTATAAAGATCATGTGATTGCTTATGCAAGACACCAGGAAAAGACAACCATCGTCACCATTGTTCCTCGTTTTCTAACTGCCTTAATTGAACCTTATCAATATCCCACAGGAGAGCAAGTTTGGGGAGACACTTATGTAGAACTTCCCTTTAATCTAGAGTCGGGATGGAAAAATTCCCTGACGGAAGAAACTCTCTCTCCAGGGGATAAACTCTCGATCGCTAATATCTTAAAATCTTTTCCGATCGCTTTATTAATTAACGACTAG
- the treZ gene encoding malto-oligosyltrehalose trehalohydrolase, whose protein sequence is MKIGATYLGNNECQFRVWSPLLKEVAVEIVSPNKRLLPMTKDDKGYWTVKAKDIPPDTLYWYQLEGEKTRPDPASNFQPKGVHEPSQVIDHSAYLWEDEDWTGIPFQEWIIYELHVGTFTPEGTFEAIISRLPDLKELGINVIEIMPVAQFPGARNWGYDGVYPYAVQNSYGGVNGLKKLVDACHQQGLAIILDVVYNHLGPEGNYVSEFAPFFTLTYNTPWGTAVNFDDAHSYGVRNFVIENALYWLKEFHFDGLRLDAIHAIYDLGAKHILAEIVEAVEVFSQQQGRPFYLIAESDLNDVRVINPQELGGHGMTAQWSDDFHHCVHTLVTQESLGYYQDFGSCQQLAKVLREGFAYTWNYSPSRRRYHGSYGGDRPPYQMVVCIQNHDQVGNRMLGERLTHLTSFDALKLAATTLILSPFTPLLFMGEEYGEDAPFLYFIDHSDPHLIEAVRKGRKEEFLEFHAEGEPPDADSIETFKRSTLNWEKRKEGNHKVLWDYYRELIQLRRQIPALYQREQYNSKISCVEEQKIICYYRWSDKSEVICLFNFHSEKMNYSLVIPNGNWEKRIDSSETKWNGKGAELPDYLNQSQTLTLLPYTAVLYEKKL, encoded by the coding sequence ATGAAAATTGGTGCAACTTATTTAGGGAATAATGAATGTCAATTTAGAGTCTGGTCGCCGTTACTGAAGGAGGTTGCTGTCGAGATAGTCTCCCCGAATAAACGTTTATTACCGATGACCAAAGATGACAAAGGATATTGGACAGTTAAAGCTAAAGATATTCCTCCCGATACCCTTTATTGGTATCAATTAGAGGGAGAAAAAACACGACCCGATCCGGCTTCTAATTTTCAACCCAAGGGAGTCCATGAACCCTCTCAAGTGATCGATCATAGCGCTTATCTTTGGGAGGATGAAGATTGGACAGGAATTCCGTTCCAAGAGTGGATTATTTATGAGTTGCACGTCGGAACATTTACCCCCGAAGGAACGTTTGAGGCGATTATTTCCCGTCTTCCGGACTTAAAAGAATTGGGAATTAATGTTATTGAAATTATGCCAGTGGCGCAATTTCCGGGGGCAAGAAATTGGGGATATGATGGGGTTTATCCTTATGCGGTACAGAATTCTTATGGAGGAGTTAACGGACTCAAAAAATTAGTCGATGCTTGTCATCAACAGGGGTTAGCTATCATTCTAGATGTAGTTTATAACCATTTAGGGCCAGAAGGAAATTATGTTAGTGAGTTTGCTCCCTTTTTTACTCTAACTTATAATACTCCTTGGGGAACGGCGGTTAATTTTGATGATGCTCATAGTTATGGGGTGCGAAATTTTGTCATTGAAAATGCGCTTTATTGGTTAAAAGAGTTTCATTTTGATGGGTTAAGATTAGATGCGATTCATGCTATTTATGATTTAGGGGCTAAACATATTTTAGCGGAAATCGTAGAAGCAGTAGAAGTTTTTTCTCAACAGCAAGGACGACCCTTTTATTTAATTGCTGAAAGTGATTTAAATGATGTCAGAGTCATCAATCCTCAAGAGTTAGGGGGACACGGAATGACTGCTCAATGGAGTGATGATTTTCATCATTGTGTTCATACTTTAGTGACGCAAGAAAGTCTTGGATACTATCAAGATTTTGGCAGTTGTCAACAGTTAGCAAAAGTGTTAAGAGAAGGGTTTGCTTATACTTGGAATTATTCCCCGTCTCGTCGTCGTTATCATGGCAGTTATGGTGGCGATCGCCCCCCGTATCAAATGGTAGTTTGTATTCAAAATCATGACCAAGTTGGGAATCGAATGTTAGGGGAAAGGTTAACCCATTTAACCTCTTTTGATGCCTTAAAATTAGCAGCAACAACCCTAATTTTATCCCCCTTTACCCCTTTATTATTTATGGGGGAAGAATATGGAGAAGATGCACCTTTTCTCTACTTTATTGATCATTCCGATCCCCATTTAATTGAAGCCGTTAGAAAAGGAAGAAAAGAAGAATTTTTAGAATTTCATGCTGAGGGAGAACCCCCCGACGCTGATAGTATCGAAACGTTTAAAAGGAGTACCTTAAACTGGGAAAAAAGAAAAGAAGGAAATCATAAAGTGTTATGGGATTATTATCGAGAATTAATTCAATTACGCCGTCAAATTCCCGCTTTATACCAACGAGAACAGTACAACAGTAAAATTTCTTGTGTTGAGGAACAAAAAATCATTTGTTACTATCGCTGGTCGGATAAAAGTGAGGTCATTTGTCTCTTTAATTTTCATTCAGAAAAAATGAATTATTCTTTAGTTATTCCTAATGGCAACTGGGAAAAAAGAATAGATTCATCAGAGACTAAATGGAACGGAAAAGGAGCGGAATTACCCGATTATTTGAATCAGTCTCAAACCTTAACTTTGTTGCCTTATACTGCTGTTCTTTACGAAAAAAAACTATGA
- a CDS encoding alpha-amylase family glycosyl hydrolase yields MEKTIPIPSSKTQYEVTQKEAEIKEDFIKTEDRPTESEIDLEFLYTRDIEFRQETIYFIVVDRFYDGDPNNSEGPNPELYDPDQQDWGKYWGGDLQGIIEKLDYLKNMGVTALWLTPLFEQVEALFVESAAIHGYWTKDFKRFNPRYIGEGENPSLNETQESRDTTFDRLIKELHKRNMKLILDIVCNHSNPDFSGKKGELYDDGVKIADFNDDKNHWYHHYGEIMDWEDEWQVLNCELCGLATFNENNTEYRNYIKSAIKQWLDRGVDALRVDTVKHMPIWFWQEFNADIQTHRPDVFIFGEWIYSNPYDDRSVEFANHSGMSILDFGLCMAIRRALGSWEEAGFHLIEEIFAQDYRYERATELITFIDNHDMHRFQSLNPDPDILRMATVLIMTCRGIPCLFYGTEQYLHDDTNADSNPYGNNDPYNRPMMDKWEMDTPIYQDIRRLSGVRRLNPAVSMGSQWQKYLTEDVYCYIRRYRDSIVFVAMNRGEPVTLEAVETELPDGEHTDIMSLNKYQVVEGHLHNLHLDSKQIIVISRVGERVKGQSIVRVQVNGVNTQPGETIVVTGDCPELGNWDIAKAYPLEYINQNTWFGEIPFNESAGKPIAYRYAMWREGQSPVRENLVCRRWVVASEGTVKWRDRWSSEQ; encoded by the coding sequence ATGGAAAAAACCATTCCTATTCCATCCTCTAAAACTCAATATGAAGTAACCCAAAAAGAAGCTGAGATCAAAGAAGATTTCATTAAAACTGAGGACAGACCTACAGAAAGTGAAATAGATCTAGAGTTTCTTTATACCAGGGATATAGAATTTCGCCAAGAAACCATTTATTTTATTGTAGTTGATCGCTTTTATGATGGTGATCCCAATAATAGCGAAGGCCCTAACCCAGAATTATATGATCCGGATCAACAAGACTGGGGGAAATATTGGGGAGGTGATTTACAAGGGATTATCGAAAAATTAGATTATCTTAAAAATATGGGAGTAACCGCCCTTTGGTTAACTCCTTTATTTGAACAAGTAGAAGCTTTATTTGTAGAATCTGCTGCCATTCACGGGTATTGGACTAAAGATTTTAAACGGTTTAACCCCCGCTATATTGGAGAAGGAGAAAACCCCTCTCTTAACGAAACTCAAGAAAGTCGAGATACAACGTTTGACCGTTTGATTAAAGAATTACACAAACGGAATATGAAATTAATTTTAGATATAGTTTGTAACCACAGTAACCCAGATTTTAGCGGAAAAAAAGGGGAACTGTATGACGACGGCGTTAAAATTGCTGATTTTAATGATGATAAAAATCATTGGTATCACCACTATGGTGAGATTATGGACTGGGAGGATGAATGGCAAGTTTTAAACTGTGAATTATGTGGATTAGCGACTTTTAATGAAAATAATACCGAATATCGCAATTATATTAAATCTGCGATTAAACAATGGTTAGACCGGGGAGTAGACGCGCTGCGAGTCGATACCGTGAAGCATATGCCGATCTGGTTTTGGCAAGAATTTAATGCAGATATCCAAACTCATCGACCGGATGTGTTTATTTTTGGCGAATGGATTTATAGTAATCCTTATGACGATCGCTCAGTAGAATTTGCCAATCATTCTGGGATGAGTATCCTAGATTTTGGGTTATGTATGGCCATTCGTCGGGCGTTAGGCAGTTGGGAAGAGGCAGGATTTCATCTAATTGAAGAAATTTTTGCCCAAGATTATCGCTATGAACGGGCAACAGAATTGATTACTTTTATCGATAATCATGATATGCACCGTTTCCAAAGCTTAAATCCGGATCCGGATATCCTACGGATGGCGACGGTTCTAATTATGACTTGTCGGGGGATTCCTTGTCTATTTTACGGAACGGAACAATATTTACACGATGATACTAACGCAGACAGCAACCCCTACGGCAATAATGACCCCTATAACCGCCCGATGATGGATAAATGGGAGATGGATACTCCTATTTATCAAGATATTCGTCGTTTGTCGGGGGTAAGACGGTTAAATCCGGCGGTGTCGATGGGGAGTCAATGGCAAAAATATCTCACCGAGGATGTTTATTGTTATATCAGACGTTATCGGGATTCTATTGTGTTTGTAGCGATGAACCGAGGCGAACCCGTAACCCTAGAGGCGGTAGAAACTGAATTACCCGACGGGGAACATACGGATATTATGTCTCTCAATAAATATCAAGTTGTAGAGGGTCATCTTCATAATTTACACCTAGACTCAAAACAGATTATCGTCATTAGTCGGGTAGGAGAACGAGTTAAAGGACAATCGATCGTTAGGGTACAAGTTAACGGGGTAAATACTCAACCCGGCGAAACGATTGTGGTTACCGGTGACTGTCCAGAATTAGGCAACTGGGATATTGCTAAAGCGTATCCCCTCGAATATATCAACCAAAATACTTGGTTTGGTGAAATTCCCTTTAATGAAAGTGCGGGTAAACCCATTGCTTATCGATATGCCATGTGGCGAGAAGGACAATCTCCGGTGAGAGAAAATTTAGTCTGTCGTCGTTGGGTTGTGGCCAGTGAAGGGACGGTTAAATGGCGCGATCGCTGGTCTAGTGAACAGTAA
- a CDS encoding cupin, protein MKVQDWLVTDNGNCDKCPAPKLWDLLTERDNYRLYRFLTELEDIMTEAEERGHSEAEFLPLLRRLVRKLILKSYWVTTQTPQLNQDEKIGLNMLYDEPGFPITIQTEIMAQGSYTSIHNHGTWGVVATLKGQSKNIFWKRVPTPEYPDKIEPVGEQILLPGEIISFTTEAIHSVEAIGDEPTITFNLYGDTNASKRFEFDAVTHQAKKF, encoded by the coding sequence ATGAAAGTTCAAGATTGGTTGGTAACAGATAATGGTAATTGTGACAAGTGTCCTGCTCCTAAATTGTGGGATTTATTGACAGAACGAGATAATTACCGTCTTTATCGGTTTTTAACTGAGTTAGAAGATATTATGACTGAAGCAGAAGAAAGGGGACACTCAGAAGCGGAATTTTTACCCTTATTACGTCGCTTAGTGCGGAAACTTATTCTTAAATCTTATTGGGTAACAACCCAAACGCCTCAACTTAATCAGGATGAAAAAATAGGGTTAAATATGCTTTATGATGAACCGGGTTTTCCGATCACCATTCAAACAGAAATTATGGCACAGGGAAGCTATACCTCTATTCATAATCATGGTACTTGGGGAGTCGTGGCAACTCTTAAAGGACAATCGAAAAATATCTTTTGGAAAAGAGTTCCTACCCCCGAATATCCCGATAAAATAGAACCCGTAGGAGAGCAAATTTTATTGCCGGGTGAGATTATTAGTTTTACAACTGAGGCCATTCATAGTGTAGAAGCGATCGGAGATGAACCCACCATAACTTTTAATCTTTATGGAGATACTAATGCTTCAAAACGCTTTGAATTTGATGCGGTGACTCATCAGGCGAAAAAGTTTTAA